One window from the genome of Rhodococcus sp. ABRD24 encodes:
- the rarD gene encoding EamA family transporter RarD, whose amino-acid sequence MKPPRRSDDSTGLISGVGAYLIWGLFPIFFGLLAPAGPLEVLAHRMVWTVLLMLGVLLILGRLGSLRGMGVRSWGLVSAATVAIGINWATYIYAVTSGQVVEAALGYFVNPLVSVLLGVVIFREKLRPAQIGALLLAAVAVVIITVDYGRPPLIALTLALSFALYGLIKKVVPLDPRTSLTAEGVVAAPFAIAYLVVLAVAGTGSFFGNGVGHSLLLMAAGPVTALPLLLFGVAAQRVPLTTLGILQYLTPALQMAWGVLVMHEMMPPSRWIGFVLIWAALVVFTTDALVRARNARMSSKDAPESAPA is encoded by the coding sequence GTGAAACCGCCGCGTCGCTCCGACGATTCCACCGGATTGATCTCCGGAGTGGGCGCCTATCTGATTTGGGGCTTGTTCCCGATCTTCTTCGGCCTCCTCGCTCCCGCTGGCCCGCTCGAGGTGCTAGCACACCGGATGGTGTGGACAGTGCTGTTGATGCTCGGCGTCCTTCTGATTCTGGGCCGGCTGGGATCGCTGCGGGGGATGGGTGTTCGGTCGTGGGGGCTGGTGTCCGCTGCGACCGTCGCGATCGGGATCAACTGGGCCACCTACATCTATGCGGTGACGTCCGGCCAGGTGGTGGAGGCCGCGTTGGGTTACTTCGTCAATCCGTTGGTGAGCGTGCTCCTGGGCGTCGTGATCTTCCGGGAGAAGCTGCGGCCGGCGCAGATCGGGGCGCTGTTGCTGGCGGCGGTGGCGGTGGTGATCATCACTGTCGACTACGGCCGGCCGCCGCTGATCGCACTCACTCTGGCGCTCTCGTTCGCGCTGTACGGGTTGATCAAGAAGGTGGTACCACTCGATCCGCGCACGAGCTTGACGGCGGAGGGAGTCGTCGCCGCGCCGTTCGCGATCGCGTACCTCGTGGTGCTTGCGGTCGCCGGGACGGGATCGTTCTTCGGTAATGGCGTCGGGCACAGTCTGCTGCTGATGGCGGCGGGACCGGTCACCGCCCTCCCTCTTCTGCTGTTCGGTGTCGCCGCGCAGCGGGTCCCGCTGACCACGCTCGGTATCTTGCAGTACCTGACGCCGGCGTTGCAGATGGCGTGGGGTGTCCTGGTGATGCACGAGATGATGCCGCCGTCCCGGTGGATCGGTTTCGTGTTGATCTGGGCTGCGCTGGTGGTGTTCACCACTGACGCGCTGGTGCGCGCGCGGAACGCCCGCATGTCGTCGAAGGACGCACCGGAATCGGCACCGGCCTGA
- a CDS encoding MFS transporter: protein MSLGTARDLNDVRAGRKDWLGLVVLAFAVLLISVDATVLDLALPFISEDLAPSSTQLLWIIDIYSFVLAGLLVTMGTLGDRIGRRRLLLIGAAGFGLASLIAAWSASPEMLIVARVLQGVSGATLMPATLGLIRTMFVNPNQRITAIGVWGAMAGGGAAAGPLIGGWLLEHYWWGSVFLINIPVMIALIALGPLVIPESKNPEPGRFDIVSAGLSMLAMVLMVYAVKETVVHGPSWLLTGVGLVGAFAGWAFIRRQRSLTDPMIDLSLFARPAFSTAVLTNLLSIFALAGVLFFGSQYLQLVLGYRPLEAGLLMLPGTLVSAVASLAAAWLVRWWEPSRVLSVGLVIAAIGAATLIALRVDSGPQAFVVGFILAGAGIGVALTLTSDLVVSAVEPERAGAASAVSETAYELGVALGVAVLGSVVLAIFRRGLDVSALDDDQAHVAQGTLGGAVEVSKSLPSGEAAVFLESAQNAFVDGMHIAAGATAVVLLASAVLVARMLRSR from the coding sequence ATGTCTTTGGGTACGGCGCGGGATCTGAACGATGTCAGGGCCGGCCGGAAGGACTGGCTCGGGCTGGTAGTGCTTGCCTTTGCAGTGCTGCTGATCTCGGTGGACGCGACGGTCCTCGATCTGGCGCTGCCGTTCATCAGTGAGGACCTGGCGCCGAGTAGCACCCAGCTCCTGTGGATCATCGACATCTACTCGTTCGTCCTCGCCGGTTTGCTGGTCACGATGGGTACCCTCGGCGACCGGATCGGGCGTCGTCGACTTCTGCTGATCGGTGCCGCTGGTTTCGGTCTCGCGTCGCTGATCGCCGCGTGGTCTGCAAGTCCCGAGATGTTGATCGTTGCGCGCGTCTTGCAGGGCGTGTCAGGTGCGACGCTGATGCCCGCGACCCTGGGCTTGATCCGCACGATGTTCGTCAACCCGAACCAGCGCATCACCGCGATAGGTGTGTGGGGCGCAATGGCAGGTGGCGGAGCCGCGGCGGGTCCACTGATCGGCGGCTGGCTCCTCGAGCACTATTGGTGGGGTTCGGTGTTCCTCATCAACATCCCGGTGATGATTGCGCTGATTGCGCTCGGCCCGTTGGTGATCCCGGAGTCGAAGAACCCGGAGCCGGGACGGTTCGACATTGTCAGCGCCGGGTTGTCGATGCTGGCAATGGTCCTGATGGTGTACGCGGTCAAGGAGACCGTGGTGCACGGTCCGTCGTGGCTCCTCACGGGAGTCGGCCTCGTCGGTGCATTCGCAGGCTGGGCGTTCATTCGCAGGCAGCGGTCTCTGACCGACCCGATGATCGACCTGTCGCTGTTCGCCCGGCCCGCGTTCTCCACCGCGGTTCTGACCAACCTGCTGTCGATCTTCGCACTCGCCGGCGTGCTGTTCTTCGGATCGCAGTATCTACAGCTGGTACTGGGATATCGGCCGCTCGAGGCAGGACTGCTGATGCTGCCGGGCACCTTGGTGAGCGCGGTGGCCTCACTGGCGGCGGCGTGGCTGGTGCGCTGGTGGGAGCCGAGTCGGGTGCTCAGCGTGGGCCTGGTGATCGCGGCGATCGGCGCCGCCACCTTGATCGCATTGCGGGTGGACAGTGGCCCGCAGGCGTTCGTGGTGGGATTCATCCTCGCCGGGGCGGGAATCGGCGTGGCGTTGACGTTGACATCGGACCTGGTTGTCAGCGCGGTGGAGCCCGAGCGTGCGGGCGCCGCATCCGCGGTATCGGAGACCGCGTACGAACTCGGTGTCGCACTTGGTGTCGCCGTGCTGGGTAGCGTGGTGCTGGCGATCTTCCGCCGCGGGCTGGACGTCTCTGCGTTGGACGACGATCAGGCGCATGTGGCTCAGGGCACCCTCGGTGGCGCGGTGGAGGTATCGAAGTCGCTGCCGAGTGGGGAGGCGGCGGTGTTCCTGGAATCCGCGCAGAATGCGTTCGTCGACGGCATGCACATCGCTGCCGGAGCGACGGCGGTGGTGCTGCTCGCCTCGGCCGTGCTGGTCGCGCGGATGCTCCGCAGCCGCTAG
- a CDS encoding nitroreductase family deazaflavin-dependent oxidoreductase, translating to MPLIGEYEPSPSKWAADQVDLYERSGGSEGTTLEGKPVVVLTTKGAKSGKLRKTPLMRVEHGGEYAVVASRGGAPTHPVWYHNVIADPRVELQDGPVKQDMVAREVTGDEKAVWWERAVEVWPDYATYQAGTERQIPVFVLTPQ from the coding sequence ATGCCTCTCATTGGTGAATACGAACCCAGCCCCAGCAAGTGGGCAGCAGACCAGGTCGACCTCTACGAGCGCTCCGGCGGTTCCGAGGGAACAACGCTCGAGGGCAAGCCTGTCGTCGTGTTGACCACCAAGGGTGCCAAGTCAGGCAAGCTCCGCAAGACGCCGCTGATGCGCGTCGAGCACGGCGGTGAGTACGCCGTCGTCGCGTCGCGCGGTGGGGCTCCGACGCATCCCGTCTGGTACCACAACGTCATTGCCGACCCGCGCGTCGAACTGCAGGACGGGCCCGTCAAGCAGGACATGGTCGCCCGCGAGGTCACAGGCGACGAGAAGGCCGTCTGGTGGGAGCGCGCTGTCGAGGTGTGGCCCGATTACGCGACCTACCAGGCAGGCACCGAGCGGCAGATCCCGGTCTTCGTCCTCACACCGCAGTAG
- the dnaE gene encoding DNA polymerase III subunit alpha codes for MADSFVHLHNHTEYSMLDGAAKVGPLFREAERLGMTAVGMTDHGNMYGASEFYNVAKKHGIKPIIGIEAYVAPESRFNTKRVLWGDRSQKSDDVSGSGAYTHMTMVAENATGLRNLFKLSSLASIEGQLGKWPRMDEDLIAQHAEGIIATTGCPSGEIQTRLRLGHDREALEAAAKWQEIWGKDNFFLELMDHGLSIERRVREGLLDIGRRLGIAPLATNDCHYVTKDAAENHEALLCIQTGKTLSDPTRFKFDGDGYYLKSAEEMRAIWDAEVPGACDNSLVIGERVQSYDEVWAHHDRMPVFPVPEGHTQQTFLRHEVLRGLDRRFPGGPPQEYLERADYEIGVINEMGFPAYFLVVGDLINYAREVGIRVGPGRGSAAGSLVAYAMGITNIDPIPHGLLFERFLNPERVSMPDIDIDFDDRRRGEMVRYATEKWGSDKVAQVITFGTIKTKAAIKDSARVQFGQPGFAIADQITKALPPPIMAKDISVAGITDPEHERYKEAVEVRALIDSNPDVAKIYQTAKGLEGLIRNAGVHACAVIMSSEPLTDAIPVWKRAQDGAIITGWDYPSCEAIGLLKMDFLGLRNLTVIGDAIENIKANRGIDIDLDTLPIEDPATYELLARGDTLGVFQLDGSAMRDLLRRMQPTGFEDIVAVLALYRPGPMGMNAHNDYADRKNGRQEVKPIHPELEEPLKEILKDTFGLIVYQEQIMQIAQKVAGYSLGQADILRRAMGKKKLSVLEEAYAGFRDGMLKNEFSEPAIKALWDTILPFAGYAFNKSHAAGYGLVSFWTAYLKANYPAEYMAGLLTSVGDDKDKAAVYLADCRKMGITVLPPDVNESEVNFASVGEDIRFGLGAVRNVGANVVASIIRARTEKSKFTDFSDYLGKIDALACSKKVTESLIKAGGFDSLGHPRKGLMLVHADAIDAVMGTKKAEAIGQFDLFGGEDADESVASVFNVKIPDEEWETKHRLALEREMLGLYVSGHPLNGVEHVLSSQSDTAIPTILEGDVKDGTQVTVGGILASVNRRINKNGLTWASAQLEDLSGGIEVLFFPQAYSVYGMDVVEDSVVLVKARVSIRDDRISLIANDLAVPDLSAVGVAKPVAVSLPVRQCTKEKLGALRQVLTRHPGTSDVHVRLIGSRGTSLWKVDDVLRVEPSSALMGDLKALLGPSCLTV; via the coding sequence GTGGCTGACTCGTTCGTTCACCTGCACAATCACACCGAGTATTCGATGCTTGATGGTGCGGCAAAGGTTGGTCCGTTGTTTCGGGAGGCGGAGCGTCTGGGGATGACGGCGGTGGGGATGACCGACCACGGCAACATGTATGGGGCGAGTGAGTTCTACAACGTTGCGAAGAAGCATGGCATCAAGCCGATCATCGGTATCGAGGCGTATGTTGCGCCGGAGTCGCGGTTCAACACCAAGCGGGTGTTGTGGGGTGATCGGAGTCAGAAGTCTGATGATGTGTCCGGTTCGGGTGCGTACACGCATATGACGATGGTCGCGGAGAATGCGACGGGGTTGCGGAATCTGTTCAAGTTGTCGTCGTTGGCGTCGATCGAGGGTCAGCTCGGTAAGTGGCCGCGGATGGATGAGGATCTGATTGCCCAGCATGCGGAGGGGATCATCGCGACGACGGGTTGTCCGTCGGGGGAGATTCAGACGCGGTTGCGTCTGGGTCATGATCGGGAGGCGCTCGAGGCGGCGGCGAAGTGGCAGGAGATCTGGGGGAAGGACAATTTCTTTCTCGAGTTGATGGATCATGGGCTGTCGATCGAGCGTCGGGTGCGGGAGGGGTTGCTCGATATCGGTCGGCGGTTGGGTATTGCGCCGTTGGCGACGAATGACTGTCATTACGTGACGAAGGATGCGGCGGAGAATCACGAGGCGTTGTTGTGTATTCAGACGGGTAAGACGCTGTCGGATCCGACGCGGTTCAAGTTCGACGGTGACGGTTATTATCTCAAGTCCGCGGAGGAGATGCGGGCGATCTGGGATGCGGAGGTGCCGGGGGCGTGTGACAACTCGCTGGTGATCGGTGAGCGGGTGCAGTCGTATGACGAGGTGTGGGCGCATCACGATCGGATGCCGGTTTTTCCGGTGCCGGAGGGGCATACGCAGCAGACGTTTCTGCGGCACGAGGTGTTGCGTGGGCTGGATCGTCGGTTCCCGGGTGGGCCGCCGCAGGAGTATCTCGAGCGTGCCGATTACGAGATCGGTGTGATCAATGAGATGGGGTTTCCGGCGTATTTCCTTGTTGTCGGTGATCTGATCAATTATGCGCGTGAGGTGGGTATCCGGGTCGGTCCGGGTCGGGGTTCCGCGGCGGGTTCGTTGGTGGCGTATGCGATGGGTATCACCAATATCGATCCGATTCCGCATGGTTTGTTGTTCGAGCGGTTCCTCAATCCTGAGCGTGTGTCGATGCCTGATATCGATATCGATTTCGATGATCGTCGTCGTGGTGAGATGGTGCGGTATGCCACCGAGAAGTGGGGTAGTGACAAGGTCGCGCAGGTCATCACGTTCGGCACGATCAAGACGAAGGCTGCGATCAAGGATTCGGCGCGGGTGCAGTTCGGGCAGCCGGGGTTCGCGATTGCTGATCAGATCACCAAGGCGCTGCCGCCGCCGATCATGGCGAAGGATATTTCGGTGGCGGGGATCACCGATCCGGAGCATGAGCGGTACAAGGAGGCTGTGGAGGTTCGGGCGCTGATCGATTCGAATCCGGATGTCGCGAAGATTTATCAGACCGCGAAGGGTCTCGAGGGTCTGATTCGTAATGCGGGTGTGCATGCGTGTGCGGTGATCATGTCGTCGGAGCCGCTCACGGATGCGATTCCGGTGTGGAAGCGTGCGCAGGACGGTGCGATCATCACCGGTTGGGATTATCCGTCGTGTGAGGCTATCGGCCTGTTGAAGATGGATTTTCTGGGTTTGCGTAACCTCACGGTGATCGGTGACGCGATCGAGAACATCAAGGCCAATCGTGGCATCGACATCGACCTCGACACGCTGCCGATCGAGGACCCTGCCACGTACGAGTTGCTCGCGCGCGGTGACACTCTCGGCGTCTTCCAGCTCGACGGCAGCGCGATGCGGGACCTGCTTCGGCGCATGCAGCCCACCGGATTCGAGGACATCGTCGCCGTGCTGGCGCTGTATCGCCCGGGTCCGATGGGCATGAACGCCCACAACGACTACGCCGACCGCAAGAACGGGCGGCAGGAAGTCAAGCCGATCCACCCGGAGCTCGAGGAGCCGCTCAAGGAGATCCTCAAGGACACCTTCGGCCTGATCGTCTACCAGGAGCAGATCATGCAGATCGCTCAGAAGGTGGCCGGCTACTCACTGGGACAGGCCGACATCCTCCGTCGAGCCATGGGTAAGAAGAAACTCTCGGTGCTGGAGGAGGCCTACGCGGGCTTCCGCGACGGCATGCTGAAGAACGAGTTCTCCGAACCTGCCATCAAGGCGCTGTGGGACACCATCCTCCCGTTCGCCGGCTACGCGTTCAACAAGTCGCACGCCGCCGGCTACGGCCTGGTCTCGTTCTGGACCGCGTATCTCAAGGCGAACTATCCGGCCGAGTACATGGCCGGCCTGCTCACCTCGGTCGGTGACGACAAGGACAAGGCTGCCGTGTACTTGGCGGACTGCCGCAAGATGGGCATCACCGTGCTCCCGCCGGACGTCAACGAATCCGAGGTCAACTTCGCCTCCGTCGGCGAGGACATCCGGTTCGGCCTCGGCGCGGTCCGCAACGTCGGCGCCAACGTCGTCGCGTCGATCATCAGGGCACGCACCGAGAAATCGAAGTTCACCGACTTCTCCGACTATCTCGGCAAGATCGACGCTCTCGCCTGTTCCAAGAAGGTCACCGAATCACTCATCAAGGCAGGCGGATTCGACTCGCTCGGTCACCCGCGCAAGGGCCTGATGCTGGTACACGCCGATGCGATCGACGCGGTCATGGGCACCAAGAAGGCCGAGGCGATCGGCCAGTTCGACCTGTTCGGCGGCGAGGACGCGGACGAGTCTGTCGCGTCGGTGTTCAACGTCAAGATTCCCGACGAGGAATGGGAGACCAAGCATCGCCTCGCCCTCGAACGCGAGATGCTGGGCCTCTACGTGTCCGGGCACCCCCTCAACGGGGTCGAGCACGTGCTTTCCTCACAATCGGACACGGCGATCCCGACGATCCTCGAGGGTGATGTCAAGGACGGCACCCAGGTGACCGTCGGCGGCATCCTCGCATCGGTGAACCGCCGGATCAACAAGAACGGGCTGACGTGGGCGTCGGCGCAGCTCGAGGATCTTTCCGGTGGCATCGAGGTGTTGTTCTTCCCGCAGGCCTACTCGGTGTACGGGATGGACGTCGTCGAAGACTCGGTGGTGCTGGTCAAGGCGCGGGTCTCGATCCGCGACGACCGGATCTCGCTGATTGCCAACGACCTTGCAGTGCCTGATCTTTCGGCAGTCGGTGTTGCGAAGCCGGTAGCGGTGAGCCTTCCGGTGCGGCAGTGCACCAAGGAGAAGCTGGGCGCGCTCAGGCAGGTGCTGACGCGTCACCCCGGTACCTCTGACGTTCATGTGCGGCTCATCGGCAGCCGGGGTACGTCGCTGTGGAAGGTCGACGACGTTCTGCGGGTGGAGCCATCGTCGGCACTCATGGGTGACCTGAAGGCTCTACTCGGACCGAGCTGCCTGACGGTCTGA
- a CDS encoding ABC transporter ATP-binding protein, translating to MTSSTLATGIRAHGLARAFGAVHAVRAMDFVAEPGEVTALIGPNGSGKTTLLLMLASLLRPDAGTIDICGHDPTTDTAQVRALLGWMPDTLGMWESLTAREILLTVARLYGIGPAAARQRTADLLDTVKLGDLADTPARAFSRGQQQRLSLARALVNDPLVLLLDEPASGLDPGARIELRVLLRRLATEGRTVVVSSHVLADLDEMADRAVFVADGRTVRMQTLAEAGAQARTFVVRALDPTTLDVALARAGRPLHAPADHRPGDRVIIVENDSDAAHVLRALVADGVAVTEFGPATGTWEQTYLSMQEAQ from the coding sequence ATGACCTCGTCCACCCTCGCTACCGGTATCCGTGCCCACGGCCTGGCCCGAGCATTCGGCGCGGTGCACGCAGTGCGCGCAATGGATTTCGTGGCGGAACCGGGTGAGGTGACCGCGCTGATCGGGCCGAACGGTTCAGGCAAGACCACGCTGCTACTCATGCTGGCTTCGCTCCTGCGGCCCGACGCGGGCACGATCGACATCTGCGGGCACGACCCGACCACCGACACCGCGCAGGTGCGGGCCCTGCTCGGCTGGATGCCGGATACCCTCGGCATGTGGGAGTCGCTGACGGCCCGCGAGATTCTCCTGACGGTCGCCCGCCTCTATGGAATCGGACCGGCCGCGGCGCGGCAGCGGACAGCCGATCTACTCGATACGGTCAAACTCGGCGATCTCGCGGACACCCCGGCCCGAGCATTCTCACGTGGACAGCAGCAACGACTTTCGCTGGCCCGCGCACTCGTCAACGATCCGCTGGTTCTGCTGTTGGACGAACCGGCGTCGGGGCTGGATCCTGGCGCACGAATCGAGCTGCGGGTACTCCTTCGCCGGCTCGCGACCGAGGGCCGGACCGTCGTCGTCAGCTCCCATGTCCTGGCAGACCTCGACGAGATGGCCGATCGGGCCGTGTTCGTCGCCGACGGGCGCACGGTGCGGATGCAGACGCTCGCCGAGGCCGGCGCCCAAGCGCGGACGTTCGTCGTACGGGCGCTGGACCCCACGACGCTCGACGTAGCGCTGGCCCGGGCCGGTCGGCCGCTGCACGCTCCGGCCGACCATAGACCCGGCGACCGGGTGATCATCGTGGAGAACGACTCCGACGCCGCGCACGTACTGCGTGCCCTCGTCGCGGACGGGGTCGCCGTCACCGAATTCGGACCCGCTACCGGCACCTGGGAACAGACGTACCTGAGCATGCAGGAAGCGCAGTGA
- a CDS encoding TetR/AcrR family transcriptional regulator, with protein sequence MASDTRDRILDALERLLLDVGLAQVTLEAVAAAAGVSKGGLLYHFPSKEALFASMVRRLGDRSDRQLADAVARGSSVSEIYLQYPDANSADEIALYRSMLAAMRSADGQHDEVQQAVGDVMRSWDDGLLSEIDDPVQAEIVRLVGDGIYLAALLGLPRADPNLHRRVVDRLLGTESAPDADAT encoded by the coding sequence ATGGCATCGGACACGCGCGATCGCATTCTCGACGCACTCGAACGCCTGCTCCTGGATGTGGGGCTCGCTCAGGTCACGCTCGAAGCTGTGGCGGCGGCAGCGGGCGTCTCCAAGGGCGGGCTGCTGTACCACTTCCCGAGCAAAGAGGCGCTGTTCGCGTCCATGGTGCGGCGCCTCGGCGACCGCTCGGACCGACAACTCGCCGACGCCGTCGCCCGCGGTAGCTCGGTATCCGAGATCTACCTTCAGTACCCGGACGCGAACTCCGCCGACGAGATAGCCCTCTACCGGTCGATGCTTGCCGCGATGCGCAGCGCCGACGGACAGCACGACGAGGTGCAGCAGGCCGTCGGCGACGTCATGCGGTCATGGGACGACGGACTACTCAGCGAGATCGACGACCCGGTGCAGGCCGAGATCGTGCGCCTCGTCGGCGACGGCATCTACCTGGCCGCCCTGCTCGGCCTGCCGCGAGCCGACCCGAACTTGCACCGCCGCGTCGTCGACCGACTGCTCGGCACCGAGTCGGCGCCGGACGCAGACGCTACGTGA
- the ilvA gene encoding threonine ammonia-lyase IlvA, producing the protein MSSSPKLADLKVTSPALTADEIDAAAERIAHVIDATPLQISERLSALTGARVYLKREDLQVVRSYKLRGAYNLIVQLNDTERAAGVVAASAGNHAQGVAFACRAMEITGRIYVPANTPKQKRDRIKVHGGRFVELIPIGESYDAAAAAAAADVERTGATMVPPFDDVRTAAGQGTIAAEILEQLEVAPDSVVVPVGGGGCIAGIATYLHERAPRTSIVGVEPVGAASMTAALVAGGPVTLPEVDPFVDGAAVKRIGDLPYAVVSRLGANVVSHASLPLMAAPRPGHGPETFAMTQVDEGAVCTSMLELYQNEGIIAEPAGALSVAALGQLDIEPGSTVVCLISGGNNDVSRYGEILERSLVHLGLKHYFLVDFPQEPGALRRFLDEVLGPDDDITLFEYVKRNNRETGAALVGVELGSADGLGDLLDRMRSSHIQVEQLEPGSPAYRYLT; encoded by the coding sequence GTGTCTAGTTCGCCGAAACTCGCAGATCTGAAGGTAACCTCGCCCGCGCTCACCGCGGATGAGATCGATGCTGCAGCGGAGCGAATTGCGCACGTCATCGATGCGACACCCCTTCAGATCAGTGAACGGCTCTCCGCCCTGACCGGCGCCCGCGTCTACCTCAAGCGCGAGGATCTGCAGGTGGTCCGCTCGTATAAGTTGCGCGGCGCCTACAACCTCATAGTTCAGTTGAACGACACCGAGCGTGCCGCGGGAGTGGTTGCCGCGAGTGCGGGCAATCACGCGCAGGGTGTTGCGTTCGCGTGCCGGGCGATGGAGATCACCGGGCGGATCTACGTTCCGGCCAATACCCCCAAGCAGAAGCGCGACCGCATCAAGGTGCACGGCGGGCGGTTCGTCGAACTGATCCCGATCGGGGAGAGCTACGACGCCGCGGCCGCCGCGGCCGCCGCAGATGTCGAGCGCACCGGCGCAACCATGGTGCCTCCCTTCGACGACGTCCGCACCGCCGCAGGACAGGGCACGATCGCTGCGGAGATCCTCGAGCAGCTCGAGGTCGCGCCGGACAGTGTCGTCGTCCCGGTCGGCGGTGGCGGCTGCATCGCCGGCATCGCGACCTATCTGCACGAGCGCGCCCCCCGGACTTCCATCGTCGGTGTCGAACCGGTCGGTGCCGCGTCGATGACCGCCGCGCTGGTGGCCGGTGGGCCAGTGACATTGCCGGAGGTCGATCCGTTCGTCGACGGTGCCGCGGTCAAGCGGATCGGCGACCTGCCGTACGCGGTGGTGTCCCGGCTCGGCGCAAACGTCGTTTCGCACGCGTCCCTCCCGTTGATGGCGGCGCCACGGCCGGGTCACGGGCCCGAGACGTTCGCGATGACGCAGGTCGACGAGGGCGCGGTCTGCACGTCGATGCTCGAGCTGTATCAGAATGAGGGCATCATCGCCGAGCCGGCAGGCGCGTTGTCGGTCGCGGCGCTCGGCCAGCTCGACATCGAGCCGGGAAGTACCGTCGTGTGCCTGATCTCCGGTGGTAACAACGACGTGTCCCGTTACGGCGAGATCCTCGAGCGCTCGCTCGTGCACCTCGGGCTCAAGCACTACTTCCTGGTCGACTTTCCGCAGGAGCCGGGCGCCCTGCGACGTTTCCTCGATGAGGTTCTCGGACCCGACGACGACATCACGCTGTTCGAGTACGTCAAGCGCAACAACCGCGAGACGGGTGCCGCGTTGGTCGGTGTCGAGCTCGGATCGGCGGACGGTCTCGGCGATCTGCTGGACCGGATGCGCAGCTCGCACATCCAGGTCGAACAGCTCGAGCCTGGGTCTCCGGCGTACCGCTACCTCACGTAG